A single region of the Lotus japonicus ecotype B-129 chromosome 4, LjGifu_v1.2 genome encodes:
- the LOC130712873 gene encoding uncharacterized protein LOC130712873, with the protein MILMDDKGCKIHASVRKTLIYRFQSFLSGGCVYHISFFGVGESGRDFRPTSHPFKINFDIHTSVRLVPNKTINLSPYNFVPISDIMFKVLDTSFLIDVIGILTGASGEQEFEKYGTKQKIITIELDQDGYTCTMFLESNDTAVRVISPLQDSAKKSTLEDDFLKQSDEKTIEQLKDLADV; encoded by the exons atgattcttatggatgacaag GGTTGTAAGATTCATGCTTCAGTTAGGAAGACTCTTATATACCGATTTCAATCTTTTCTAAGTGGAGGATGTGTATATCATATTTCGttctttggtgttggtgaaagcggTCGTGATTTCCGTCCAACTTCGcatccattcaagatcaactttgatattcatacaTCTGTGCGCTTGGTTCCCAACAAGACCATCAACTTAAGCCCTTACAATTTTGTGCCAATATCTGATATAATGTTTAAGGTCCTTGATACGTCTTTTCTTATAG ATGTGATTGGAATTCTCACTGGTGCAAGTGGTGAACAAGAGTTTGAGAAATATGGTACAAAGCAGAAAATAATTACTATTGAACTTGACCAAGATGGATACACATGCACAAT GTTCTTGGAATCAAATGATACTGCGGTGCGTGTCATTAGTCCGCTGCAAGATTCTGCAAAAAAATCTACCCTTGAAGATGATTTTCTAAAGCAGAGTGATGAGAAAACCATCGAGCAACTCAAAGATCTTGCTGATGTATAG
- the LOC130716100 gene encoding NAC domain-containing protein 7-like: MNTFSHVPPGFRFHPTDEELVDYYLRKKIASKRIDLDVIKDVDLYKIEPWDLQELCKIGTDDQSDWYFFSHKDKKYPTGTRTNRATKAGFWKATGRDKAIYLKHCLIGMRKTLVFYKGRAPNGQKSDWIMHEYRLETNENGSTLHQEEGWVVCRVFKKRMTTSQKMGEYESHCWYEDQVSFMQDLESPRPIPHHPYATYPNCKAELDQLQYNMAQDHFLQLPQLESPKVTQSPPTSLVHYVYASNGSTLQLSSLTQEEIQVQNLHHQTLHSLDQVTDWRVLDKFVASQLSHDQDHGSKETSYSQEHTSTSTSSGQINLWK; encoded by the exons ATGAACACATTTTCACATGTACCTCCAGGCTTTCGGTTTCATCCGACGGATGAAGAACTTGTTGATTACTACCTTAGGAAGAAAATTGCATCTAAAAGGATTGATTTAGATGTCATCAAAGATGTTGATCTCTATAAAATAGAACCATGGGATCTTCAAG AACTATGCAAAATAGGCACGGATGATCAAAGTGACTGGTATTTCTTTAGCCATAAAGATAAGAAGTACCCAACTGGAACTCGCACAAATAGAGCCACAAAAGCAGGATTCTGGAAAGCTACAGGAAGAGATAAGGCAATATACTTGAAGCATTGCTTGATTGGAATGAGAAAAACTCTTGTTTTTTACAAAGGACGAGCCCCAAATGGACAGAAGTCAGATTGGATCATGCATGAGTACCGGCTAGAAACTAATGAAAATGGATCAACTCTTCATCAG GAAGAAGGGTGGGTGGTGTGCAGGGTGTTCAAGAAGAGAATGACAACATCACAGAAAATGGGGGAGTACGAGTCACACTGTTGGTATGAAGACCAAGTTTCCTTTATGCAAGATCTTGAATCACCAAGGCCAATTCCTCATCACCCTTATGCAACATACCCTAATTGCAAGGCAGAGCTGGATCAATTGCAATACAATATGGCCCAAGATCATTTCCTCCAGCTTCCCCAGTTAGAAAGCCCCAAAGTTACTCAATCACCCCCCACTTCACTTGTCCATTATGTCTATGCAAGCAATGGAAGCACCTTGCAGTTGTCATCACTCACTCAAGAAGAAATACAGGTGCAGAATCTCCACCACCAAACTCTGCATTCCCTAGACCAAGTGACAGATTGGAGAGTACTTGATAAATTTGTTGCTTCTCAGCTGAGTCATGACCAAGATCATGGTTCCAAGGAAACTAGTTATTCCCAAGAACATACTTCAACATCCACCTCCAGTGGCCAGATTAATCTGTGGAAGTGA